A window of Juglans regia cultivar Chandler chromosome 7, Walnut 2.0, whole genome shotgun sequence contains these coding sequences:
- the LOC108998374 gene encoding uncharacterized protein LOC108998374 — MDPFESIDHIEDEDYFDHEEYMIQAMALHRQQHAVEGASASRRRNSQPRMFIRRNPLEGHERLWNDYFAEPSIYPPNVFRRRFRMHRNLFLRIHSAVEAHDDYFVQKRDASGRLGLSSLQKITAAIRMLAYGVTADLMDEYVRIGESTARLSMKKFVKAIVSIFGGEYLRSPTNSDIARLLEVGQNRGFPGMLGSIDCMHWKWKNCPSAWKGMYSGHVNEPTIILEAVASYDLWIWHAFFGLPGSHNDINVLDRSSVFATLAEGHAPPCNYTINGHEYTMGYYLADGIYPSWATLVKTIPAPHGKKKKHFAACQESARKDVERAFGVLQARFAIVRGPARYFQPRVLKDIIYTCIILHNMIVEDERHQYLGADQFIYESNDDTPHEPISRDNIPEFMEFIAQHHRIRDRGTHSQLQADLIEHLWNLHGRS; from the coding sequence ATGGATCCCTTTGAGAGTATTGATCATATAGAAGATGAAGATTATTTTGATCACGAGGAGTATATGATACAAGCAATGGCCCTACATAGACAACAACATGCAGTCGAGGGAGCATCTGCTTCACGTCGTCGTAATTCTCAACCTCGTATGTTCATCCGACGTAATCCATTGGAAGGTCATGAGCGCCTTTGGAATGATTACTTTGCTGAGCCGTCAATATATCCGCCAAACGTATTTAGGAGGAGGTTTCGAATGCATCGTAATCTTTTTTTACGCATACATTCTGCAGTTGAAGCTCACGATGATTATTTTGTCCAAAAAAGAGACGCTAGTGGGAGACTTGGATTGTCCTCCCTTCAAAAGATAACTGCAGCAATTAGGATGCTTGCATATGGGGTTACGGCAGATCTTATGGACGAGTATGTAAGAATTGGAGAAAGCACCGCACGGTTGAGTATGAAGAAATTTGTAAAGGCGATCGTGTCAATTTTTGGGGGTGAGTACTTGAGGTCTCCAACCAATAGTGATATAGCGAGGTTACTAGAAGTCGGACAAAACCGTGGGTTTCCAGGAATGTTGGGtagcattgattgcatgcacTGGAAATGGAAGAACTGTCCTAGTGCTTGGAAAGGTATGTACTCTGGTCACGTAaatgaaccaactattattttggagGCTGTTGCATCTtatgatctttggatatggCATGCTTTTTTTGGTTTGCCTGGGTCTCATAATGACATCAATGTACTCGATCGATCTTCTGTTTTTGCCACGTTGGCCGAAGGTCATGCTCCTCCGTGCAACTACACAATCAATGGTCACGAATACACAATGGGATATTATCTTGCTGATGGTATATATCCTTCATGGGCAACATTAGTGAAGACAATTCCTGCTCcacatggaaaaaagaaaaaacattttgcTGCTTGTCAGGAGTCTGCAAGGAAAGATGTGGAGCGAGCCTTCGGAGTACTCCAAGCTAGATTTGCAATTGTGCGTGGACCTGCTAGGTATTTTCAGCCCCGAGTTCTAAAAGACATTATATACACATGCATTATCTTGCACAATATGATCGTTGAAGATGAGCGTCATCAATATCTCGGGGCTGACCAGTTTATTTACGAATCCAATGATGATACTCCACATGAGCCAATTTCACGCGATAATATACCTGAATTCATGGAATTCATTGCGCAACATCATCGAATCAGAGATAGAGGCACTCATTCTCAACTCCAAGCTGACCTTATCGAGCATTTATGGAATTTGCATGGCCGCTCATAA